From Candidatus Tiamatella incendiivivens, a single genomic window includes:
- the glnA gene encoding type I glutamate--ammonia ligase, protein MEANWIHLQFTDLQGVLRQVIITRDHLKPEVFQDGISKLDGSSVYGFKPIENSDLVLKPLKDTEAIIPWTEEPSVRYITQVYEPGGKRLSTDPRFVAENLEEYLRSQGMKAYAGSEIEFFIVNEFYLDMSPDAMGFEITSEESIENASTGIAEKAGYYLPGPQDDLRRVRNEILSALKEMGVTSTVHHHEVASFGQSEINLKHYEPSKAADAIVTAKYVIRNISVINGLTAVLMPKVFYNDNGSGMHIHMSLWSGERNLFHDPSNPEGISEMARYFIGGVIEHLESVAAFTNPTVNSYRRLIPGYEAPIYGVWGVSNRSAMIRIPRPPKPDEKFLRLEFRQPDATANPYLAVSALVMAGLDGVKRKIDPGGQFTGNVYHLTEAERRRMGIKTMPPSLAHAIEALESDSDFLKPIFPSELIETYIDLKWIEFKELQKYPSPAEFAKYFNL, encoded by the coding sequence TTGGAAGCTAACTGGATACACTTACAATTCACAGACCTTCAAGGAGTCCTCAGGCAGGTAATCATTACAAGGGATCACTTGAAGCCGGAAGTCTTCCAGGATGGCATAAGCAAGCTGGACGGCAGCAGTGTTTACGGGTTCAAACCTATAGAGAACAGTGACCTAGTTCTCAAACCACTAAAGGATACTGAAGCAATCATTCCATGGACTGAAGAGCCAAGTGTTAGGTATATAACACAGGTATATGAGCCGGGCGGCAAAAGATTATCAACCGACCCTAGATTCGTCGCAGAGAACCTCGAGGAATACCTAAGATCACAGGGGATGAAGGCATATGCTGGAAGCGAGATAGAGTTCTTTATAGTGAACGAGTTCTACCTAGATATGAGTCCTGACGCAATGGGTTTCGAGATAACCTCAGAGGAGTCAATAGAGAACGCTTCAACAGGAATAGCTGAGAAAGCAGGCTACTACCTCCCAGGCCCCCAGGACGATCTTAGACGAGTGAGGAACGAGATACTAAGCGCCCTTAAAGAAATGGGTGTAACCTCAACAGTCCATCACCACGAGGTCGCTAGCTTCGGGCAAAGCGAGATAAACCTAAAACACTATGAGCCTAGCAAGGCTGCGGACGCTATAGTCACGGCGAAATATGTAATAAGGAATATCTCAGTAATTAACGGATTAACTGCTGTGCTAATGCCAAAGGTCTTCTACAATGACAATGGCAGTGGAATGCATATACATATGAGTCTCTGGAGTGGGGAAAGGAACTTGTTCCATGATCCTTCGAACCCTGAGGGAATAAGTGAGATGGCAAGATACTTCATAGGAGGGGTAATAGAGCACCTCGAATCTGTGGCTGCATTTACGAACCCGACTGTCAACAGTTACAGGAGGCTGATCCCCGGGTATGAGGCCCCTATATACGGTGTATGGGGAGTTTCAAACAGGAGTGCAATGATTAGAATACCGCGACCTCCTAAACCTGACGAGAAATTCCTTAGACTAGAGTTCAGGCAGCCGGATGCAACTGCAAACCCCTACCTAGCCGTATCAGCCCTGGTAATGGCAGGCCTAGACGGTGTAAAGAGGAAGATTGACCCGGGAGGCCAGTTTACTGGAAACGTTTATCACCTAACAGAGGCTGAAAGGAGGAGAATGGGTATAAAAACAATGCCGCCAAGCTTGGCACATGCAATAGAAGCCTTGGAGAGTGACAGTGATTTCCTGAAGCCGATATTTCCCAGCGAGTTAATAGAGACCTACATAGATTTGAAGTGGATAGAGTTCAAGGAACTCCAGAAATACCCAAGCCCAGCAGAGTTCGCCAAGTACTTCAATCTTTAA